The Brasilonema sennae CENA114 genome includes a region encoding these proteins:
- the dnaK gene encoding molecular chaperone DnaK, whose amino-acid sequence MGKVVGIDLGTTNSVVAVMEGGKPVVIANAEGMRTTPSVVGFTKEGERVVGQMARRQTLLNPQDTFFAVKRFIGRRYGELSPDSKRIPYTIRKDEVGNIKISCPRLNKDFAPEEISAMVLKKLAEDASKYLGSPVTGAVITVPAYFNDSQRQATRDAGRIAGLEVLRILNEPTAASLAYGLDRGSTETILVFDLGGGTFDVSILDVGDGVFEVRSTSGDTQLGGNDFDKKIVDWLAEKFLETEGVDLRRDRSALQRLLEAAEKAKIELSSVSVTDINLPFIAADQEGPKHLETRLTRSEFEGLSDDLLGRVRLPVKRAMKDAGLTPADIDEVVLVGGATRMPMIQQVVRAMIGKQPNQNVNPDEVVAVGAAIQAGILAGELKDVLLLDVTPLSLGLETVNGVMKKLIPRNTTIPVRRSDIFSTSENNQNTVEVHVVQGEREMAVDNKSLGRFKLYGIPPAPRGIPQVQVSFDIDANGILQVTALDRTTGREQSITVQGASTLSEGEIKQAIQDAERYAEIDRERKERVEKRTRAEALIIQAERQLREVALDFGMQLARSRRQRIDNICRELRESLKENDDRGIDQAYADLQDALYDLNREIRQYYVDDEEDDLFGTIREIFTGEKDRDPPGGNRPRGDDRDYQRDTYRDSFGGSRPRGDGAERPLSPPGTLRERDGRSPARGDRDYYDTDRNYNKDYNRDYDRRDRSSDNTGSSRKPRPSYQDNWDDDDDNWL is encoded by the coding sequence ATGGGCAAGGTAGTCGGCATTGACTTGGGTACAACCAACTCAGTAGTTGCCGTCATGGAGGGTGGCAAGCCGGTGGTGATTGCCAATGCAGAAGGAATGCGAACGACTCCCTCCGTAGTTGGCTTCACCAAAGAAGGCGAAAGAGTTGTTGGGCAAATGGCACGACGGCAAACCCTCCTCAACCCACAAGATACCTTTTTCGCCGTTAAACGCTTCATTGGGCGCAGGTATGGCGAACTGAGTCCAGATTCCAAGCGAATCCCATATACTATCCGCAAAGATGAAGTTGGTAACATTAAAATTTCTTGTCCTCGTCTAAATAAAGATTTTGCTCCAGAAGAAATTTCCGCAATGGTACTAAAGAAACTGGCAGAGGACGCCAGTAAGTACTTGGGTAGTCCAGTGACAGGGGCAGTCATCACCGTACCTGCTTATTTTAATGATTCTCAGCGGCAAGCAACACGAGATGCTGGTAGAATAGCAGGTTTGGAAGTACTACGAATTCTCAATGAACCGACAGCCGCTTCTTTGGCTTACGGATTGGATCGCGGCAGCACTGAAACTATATTAGTCTTTGACTTGGGTGGTGGCACGTTTGATGTGTCGATTTTAGACGTTGGGGATGGAGTGTTTGAAGTCAGATCCACAAGTGGAGACACGCAACTCGGTGGTAACGATTTTGATAAAAAAATAGTCGATTGGTTGGCAGAGAAATTTTTGGAAACTGAAGGGGTAGATTTAAGACGCGATCGCTCAGCTTTACAACGTTTGTTAGAAGCAGCTGAAAAAGCCAAAATAGAACTTTCCTCTGTCAGCGTCACCGATATTAATTTACCTTTTATCGCTGCTGATCAAGAAGGCCCAAAACATCTCGAAACTCGTTTGACTCGTTCTGAGTTTGAAGGTTTGTCTGATGACTTACTTGGACGTGTACGCCTTCCAGTCAAACGCGCCATGAAAGACGCTGGTTTAACACCAGCAGATATTGATGAAGTAGTGCTGGTTGGTGGTGCTACCCGAATGCCAATGATACAGCAGGTTGTACGAGCAATGATTGGCAAACAACCCAACCAAAATGTCAATCCAGATGAAGTTGTGGCCGTAGGTGCAGCAATACAAGCGGGTATTCTCGCTGGTGAACTCAAGGATGTCCTGCTGTTAGATGTGACACCCCTGTCTTTGGGATTAGAAACCGTCAACGGCGTCATGAAAAAACTGATTCCCCGCAACACCACCATACCAGTACGCCGCTCTGATATTTTTTCCACATCAGAAAATAATCAAAATACAGTGGAAGTCCACGTCGTCCAAGGCGAACGGGAGATGGCAGTAGATAATAAGTCTCTCGGACGGTTTAAACTGTATGGTATTCCTCCAGCCCCACGTGGTATTCCGCAAGTACAAGTATCATTTGATATAGACGCCAACGGAATATTACAGGTGACCGCTCTGGATAGAACCACAGGCAGAGAACAAAGTATTACAGTTCAAGGTGCTTCTACCTTGAGCGAAGGGGAAATCAAGCAGGCAATTCAGGATGCTGAAAGATATGCTGAAATTGACAGAGAACGGAAAGAACGGGTAGAAAAACGCACTCGTGCTGAAGCATTGATTATCCAAGCAGAACGACAACTTAGAGAAGTGGCGTTGGATTTTGGCATGCAGCTTGCTCGCAGCCGCCGCCAAAGAATTGATAATATCTGCCGAGAACTGCGCGAAAGTTTGAAAGAAAATGATGACAGAGGGATTGACCAAGCTTACGCCGACTTGCAAGATGCCTTATATGATCTAAACCGTGAGATCCGCCAGTACTACGTTGATGATGAAGAGGATGACTTGTTTGGTACTATCCGTGAAATCTTCACTGGCGAAAAAGACCGAGATCCTCCCGGAGGAAACCGCCCAAGAGGCGATGATCGCGATTACCAAAGGGATACATACCGCGATTCGTTTGGAGGAAGCCGCCCAAGGGGCGATGGCGCAGAGCGCCCGCTGAGCCCTCCGGGCACGCTGCGCGAACGCGATGGGCGAAGCCCCGCCAGGGGCGATCGCGATTACTATGACACAGACAGGAACTATAACAAGGACTACAACAGAGATTATGACAGGAGAGATCGTTCCTCTGATAACACCGGTTCTTCACGCAAACCCCGTCCTAGCTACCAGGATAATTGGGATGATGACGATGATAATTGGTTATAA
- a CDS encoding DnaJ C-terminal domain-containing protein: MPNLQNFRDYYEILGVTKDASNEDLKKNYRRLARQYHPDLNPGNKAAEEKFKDIGEAYEVLSDTAKRAQYDQFSRFWKQKGFDKQAASRENGWNRTNGRTRNQEVDPGRYSDFDSFINQVIGVGVRKDTKNGTSTTGVESDPFSSTNRKVQYTVNSRPTRRDIEARLTLPLEKAYKGGSERIRLEDGRSLEVNMPPGMVTGQTIRLKNQGINDGDLYLKITVNPHYLFKIEGSNVFCQVPVTPTEAVLGGQIEAPTLDGPVKMSIPPGVRSGQRFRLANKGYPKENGERGDQLVEIQIVAPKNITEQERELYEKLRQIETFKPRTDLVK, translated from the coding sequence ATGCCAAATTTGCAGAATTTTCGGGATTACTACGAGATTTTAGGAGTAACGAAAGATGCGTCCAATGAAGATCTCAAAAAGAACTATCGACGGTTAGCGCGTCAGTATCACCCAGACCTCAATCCAGGAAACAAAGCAGCAGAAGAAAAATTTAAAGATATCGGAGAGGCTTATGAAGTTCTTTCTGACACAGCGAAACGGGCGCAATATGACCAATTTAGTCGCTTTTGGAAACAAAAAGGTTTTGACAAACAAGCAGCTTCACGAGAAAACGGCTGGAATCGTACAAACGGTCGTACCCGCAATCAAGAGGTAGATCCTGGTAGATATTCTGATTTTGATAGTTTTATCAATCAAGTCATTGGTGTAGGTGTTCGTAAAGACACCAAAAATGGAACTTCCACAACTGGAGTAGAGAGTGATCCCTTTAGTTCCACAAACAGAAAAGTTCAATACACAGTTAATTCTCGCCCCACTCGCCGAGATATAGAAGCAAGACTAACGTTACCATTGGAAAAAGCATACAAAGGTGGAAGCGAGAGGATTCGGCTTGAAGATGGGCGTTCGCTCGAAGTCAATATGCCTCCTGGTATGGTCACAGGTCAAACCATCCGCCTGAAAAACCAAGGTATCAATGATGGCGATTTATACTTAAAAATTACAGTAAACCCTCATTATTTATTTAAAATAGAAGGCTCAAATGTTTTTTGTCAGGTTCCAGTCACTCCCACTGAAGCAGTTTTAGGAGGACAGATAGAAGCGCCAACCTTAGACGGACCAGTAAAAATGTCTATTCCCCCCGGTGTACGTTCAGGTCAACGCTTCCGTCTTGCCAACAAAGGTTACCCCAAGGAAAACGGTGAACGTGGTGACCAATTGGTAGAAATTCAGATCGTAGCTCCAAAAAATATTACTGAACAAGAACGTGAACTTTACGAAAAGTTACGACAGATAGAAACCTTTAAACCCCGCACCGATTTGGTAAAATAG
- a CDS encoding Uma2 family endonuclease produces MISPDQTMKEFEDKARDYFDAGVSRVWIVDPEAITIKVFVSAEESQVYSDNMPIVDTLFPGLELTVRQVFEEAELL; encoded by the coding sequence ATTATTTCTCCAGACCAAACAATGAAGGAATTTGAAGACAAAGCACGAGATTATTTTGATGCTGGAGTGTCACGGGTTTGGATTGTCGATCCAGAAGCAATAACTATCAAAGTTTTTGTCTCGGCTGAAGAAAGTCAAGTTTACAGTGATAATATGCCGATTGTGGATACTCTGTTTCCTGGTTTGGAGTTAACAGTTAGACAAGTTTTTGAAGAGGCAGAATTGCTTTGA
- a CDS encoding M28 family peptidase, with amino-acid sequence MNLKNEIENHLTSIARDRDPYLATAGHFFVQEYIRQQFAQWGSVEIHTFKVGSKTCQNLILNLPSQPESEKRDLPPILIGAHYDAVPGTPGADDNATGIAVLLELARMFAAQPTKYPLRLVAFDMEEYGLLGPSGASEYAAELRQQDQPLRLMISLEMLGYCDRTPGSQTYPSPLERFYPNRGDFIALIGNWRTIRDLISISRSIRKVGVPSHWLPVPNRGLILPLTRRSDHAHFWDQGYPAMMVTDTANMRNPNYHKPSDTIETLDLDFLTGVCQGLESGIRYL; translated from the coding sequence GTGAATCTAAAGAACGAAATCGAAAATCACCTTACCTCGATCGCCCGCGATCGCGATCCCTATCTAGCTACTGCTGGACATTTCTTTGTCCAAGAATACATTCGTCAACAATTTGCTCAATGGGGAAGTGTGGAAATCCACACCTTTAAAGTCGGGAGCAAAACTTGTCAAAACCTCATTTTGAATTTACCTTCACAACCTGAGTCCGAAAAAAGAGATTTGCCTCCTATTTTAATTGGTGCCCATTATGATGCTGTTCCTGGAACGCCAGGCGCTGATGATAATGCTACAGGTATAGCAGTTTTGCTGGAATTGGCAAGAATGTTTGCTGCCCAACCAACAAAATATCCCCTGCGGCTGGTAGCTTTTGATATGGAAGAATACGGCTTATTAGGTCCTTCTGGTGCTTCTGAGTATGCAGCCGAGTTGCGACAACAAGATCAGCCGCTACGGTTAATGATTTCTCTAGAAATGTTGGGCTATTGCGATCGTACCCCTGGTTCGCAAACTTACCCATCTCCTTTAGAACGCTTTTACCCAAATCGTGGCGATTTTATTGCTTTAATTGGCAATTGGCGCACAATTCGTGACTTAATTTCTATTAGCCGCAGTATTCGTAAAGTTGGCGTACCCAGCCATTGGCTACCAGTACCTAACAGAGGTTTAATACTTCCACTGACTCGACGAAGTGATCATGCACACTTTTGGGATCAAGGTTATCCTGCAATGATGGTGACAGATACAGCCAATATGCGAAATCCAAACTATCATAAACCCAGCGATACTATTGAGACTTTGGATTTAGATTTTCTGACTGGTGTTTGTCAAGGATTAGAAAGTGGTATTCGGTATTTGTGA
- a CDS encoding J domain-containing protein, with the protein MPQSSKPTYYSLLGLHPSASVIEIRRAYRELSKHYHPDTTKLPTAVATAKFQQLNEAYATLSNPERRLSYDLKIGYSRFGVIQAPPDLNHPVSYSYDWSKSAYLDASDRPLSAGEIFALFILGLTLLGCLLLAIAIGLTRGEGAFQTQRLHTPAIQQPNTTISQPSVPSEIPN; encoded by the coding sequence ATGCCACAAAGCAGCAAACCAACCTATTACTCCCTTCTAGGACTGCATCCCTCAGCATCGGTAATTGAAATCCGTCGTGCTTACCGGGAATTGAGCAAGCACTATCATCCAGATACGACAAAATTACCCACTGCTGTAGCAACTGCCAAATTTCAGCAACTCAACGAGGCGTATGCTACCTTAAGCAACCCAGAACGGCGGCTTAGCTACGACCTGAAAATTGGCTATTCCCGCTTTGGAGTCATCCAAGCACCCCCCGACTTGAATCACCCAGTTTCCTATTCTTACGACTGGTCTAAATCAGCTTACCTTGACGCCAGCGATCGCCCACTCAGCGCTGGTGAAATCTTTGCTTTGTTTATTTTAGGATTAACCCTTTTGGGTTGCTTGTTATTGGCGATCGCGATCGGCTTAACCCGTGGTGAAGGTGCCTTTCAAACACAAAGACTACATACTCCAGCAATACAACAACCCAATACCACTATTTCTCAACCAAGTGTCCCTTCAGAAATTCCAAATTAA
- a CDS encoding DUF3143 domain-containing protein: MALPPPETPLYNHALPQIEYWLREQGCQRDEQQLHCWRLQRSTWQAELSLDIEQIIVRYLKAGDDGQDIQRAFKYSLSREDIERAVFSGP; the protein is encoded by the coding sequence ATGGCTCTTCCTCCCCCGGAAACACCGTTATACAACCATGCTCTCCCCCAAATTGAATATTGGTTGAGAGAGCAAGGCTGTCAACGAGATGAACAACAACTGCATTGCTGGCGGCTACAGCGATCTACTTGGCAAGCAGAACTCTCGCTAGATATTGAGCAAATCATCGTGCGGTATCTCAAAGCTGGAGATGATGGACAAGATATCCAACGTGCGTTCAAGTATTCCCTCAGTCGAGAGGACATAGAACGGGCTGTTTTTTCCGGACCATAG